The genomic interval CAAGCTAAAATCAGATCGGGCAAACCTAACGAGCAATAGGTACAGCATCAGGCAGGGAGCTCCAGAGAAATAGTGGCAGAAGAGTATGAACAACGGGTGCACCAAAAGCCTAGAAGAACTTGTTGAACTGGCCGCTCAGGGTGTCCTTCAGGTTCGAGTACAGCCCGTAGAGGGAGTATTGCCGCAGGTTAGACACCTCATACCACGAGTTCAGAACTGATTCGTGTTTATCGGTGCCTGAGAAAGCCAGTTGGATGCCGATACTGCAGTCAACAGGTCCCTGGCTCTTGCAGCTCTGTGTTCTGAAGGCACAGGTTTGCTTGCCGATGCAAACAAGGCTTGAAGATTTCGCGCAAGCACCACAGCCATCCTTCTTCCAATGCAAGTTTTGAAGCCTGCCTTTATTGAACTCAAGAACCTAGACAAGTATCATCAGATGGAGACAACATTAAGAATATTCTTTGTGTCACAAGTTGATAGGTGATGGGCATAGTGGTACATCTTTGGTTCCATACCAGGGTGAAGCTGGAGACTGTATATGAGGAATTGGACACAAAGGTTGGAACAGACCGGGCTGCATACTTCCTACCGGCAAATGCTACCATGTACCCACCAGCTGTGGCCTAGGAAATATACACAGAAGAATTTTGGTTATATACTGATCCATCATTTGATGCATTATATATAAAAGGACTGAACAAAAAAGTATTAGATCCATCAATGATCTTATTAGATGCATAATATGCAGAAAACAAAAAAGGCTGAACACTAAACCTAATCAGTGTCCAGTAAGAGCCAGTGAGCTGTGACATGATAAAATTGACGATGCTGAGTGATCACACAACTTAGCTAATGAAAAACAAAGCTGAAGGAACTGGTTCCTCACAATATTACTATCTTATCAAATGTTGGAACAATTTGTAAAGAAGAAGCATTTTCTGTTCTCTCTAGAGCATTCTAAGCAATAGTAGCAAATATCAACATTTGTATGATGAACATATTATAAGCTACTAAATTGACATATATGAGGGTGAAGACCAAGATCAACAAAGTAAATAAGATCAAGAGCTACAGGTAACATTTTGAGGTTAACAGTAGGCCATGTTATCAACAATCAGAGTGTAGAGTTCACctgtttttaaagaaaaaatataatgaaaaaatGGCGCAATCAAGAAAAGCTAATGCTGAACATTATTGGTGGCTACAGTCAAACTACTAGGCAGCGTGCATCATGGAGCCCAAGTCAGCAAAATAAATCCTTGTGATAAACTCAAGATAGAAACGTGCATAATCAATTGAGATACAATGATATTTAAACAATTTAGCCAATGCATAACCTTTAACAATCTACTTTATTTGACCAaccttttgaaaaaataaataaataatagccGGTACGAATTGCTTTGGAgtttaagggcctgtttggcacagctccagctccagctccacccctcctggagctggagctcaaccaaacagtttcagctccaccaaaattgggagtggagctggggtgcagctggagctcagctaaacagtttcagctccaccaaaactgggagtggagttgggtggagctctctcacaaaatgtactagagttgtgagctgggtttaggcagctccacaactccactccagactcaactcctggagttatatataggagttggagctgtaccaaacaggccctaaagcTTATCTGGTCTCACAATTGGAGAAGCCTTTATTTGACATAAACTACAGACATAAGCAGATCAAAAGTGGAAATGACATTTCTTAATGCGGGACATGCTGGGATTAAATTCTCAAGCCTAGGTTCTTGCTCTAGCATTGCATGCTTGGGTACAAAATGCAAATGGTTTTCTAAACAGATCTGGATTCACCATTGGCGTATCATAGCATGATAACAGTAGTCCATAGGATGAAAACTGAACGGATTTCATGAGAAAAATAAGAGTTTTTAGTTgtcataggatttttttctcAAAGCAGCATGTCAGAAAAAAACtatcaaaaaaaagaagataaaacaaTAGTACAAAGTACTTCACATACATGATGCTATGTCAGTATGTCCTTGATGACTTTGGGTAGTGGCCACTATTAAGTTAGAAGTAGGTATACCTTGGAAATTGATGCAATATGCATAGCAGTCAAATTTCAAGGTTTAGCAGTCCTTGAAACGCTATAAACTATAAATGCATTTATATTAAACCAAAGAAAAATATTCCTTTATGTGACTACAAATTAGCAAGATTGGGACACAACAAGTCTAGAACAGATATTGTTAGTGTTGCATTTAATGGAATTGTAGACTATAGTCACTAACTTACAGGTGATAAGAAAACTAGAAGGCTTCCTTCACCACAATATAATATGACAAAATCACCAAAGTATTCAtatgttgcatacttgcataacCTGTGAGCATTATTCAAGGTCCATCAAAGAGACCAAATGTATCAAGGCATTTAACCACAAACCATGATTACACCTCTCTAAACAGAAGTCAATTAACTCAGTGAAAATGGAATTCATTTGGAAGAAGAAAATAACATCATCTAACACTTGCTGTTATCATCAATTTAATTTAACACATTGACTGTCTCTATCTGCACTATTGCCTACAATCACAAACACAAAGTACATCAGTATCCTTCACGCTACATTTTGGATAGAAATGCAAAATAGTGTACTCAAGCAAGAGATGGGTGGAATACTATAACATTTGAGGTTAATCCTACCAGTACCCACAGAAAAGAGCTTCTATGTCACTATGTAGACTATTCGCACGTGAAAACCCAGGCCCGATGCCCTCCACAGGAATGTCAGGGTGAAGAAAAGGACCCACATGACAATAGGTCACACTAAAATGAGAGTTCTTGCAAGAGATCACTTAAAGCAACAACCCAATCAAGAGCACTAAGGCAACAGGATCAGCAATCCCAGCTAGTCTCCAGCTCATCTACTACATTGCCATGAACTCGTACGGAGCGAAATTCCTTCATCATAGTTGCGTGTCACAAGCATACTGATCGAGCAACGAGTTTACTCCAAGCTCTACCCAGATCAAGAAATGCTACATTAGCCTCCAGAATCCTACCAGTCCAAGCTTCCTGCAGCTCAGATCAAACCAAGAAACACAGAAGCTGACCAGCAGAACACGCCTAACCGACCGCCACCTACTGCGGCATTTCCACGAGCAGGTACAGCGCAAGCTCCACCGGATCCACCCAACCAACCAAAGTAAACCAACCCCATGAGATGCGTGCAGGGAAGAAGGGGAAGGTGGGGGGGATGAGCTTACGGGGTTGAAGCCGGTGGTGGTGTTGATGGTGAGGAGGGAGATCTCGTCGACCTTGGGGCGGAAGACGGCGAgctggccggaggaggcgaggccgaggcggcggtcgCAGGGGGAGAGCTGCACGGATCCGCCGGAGTAGAAGGCGCCGAGGCTGGCGAAGGCGATCCCGAAGCTGAACCCGTCCCCGCGCTGGATCCGCGTGTCGCTGCAGGGGTCGTACACCCCGTTctcgtccctcgccgccgccgccaccgaggcgAGCGCCGCAAGCGCGACGGCGGCCAGCAGCAGCgaatgcggcggcgcggaggcggaggaggcggccatggcggcgcgatccgtggcgaggcgaggcaggAGGAGGTTGGCTGTAGTAGGAGAAGTGGTTGAGTTGAGGGAGGCGAGCTCGTGGGTGACAgcgatggaggtggaggcgagagGTGAAGGGGAAAGGAGGTGGGTTGGTGGGCCGGTTAGTTTAGCGGGCTGAATTTATTGAGGGCTGGTCCTGTTGGGCTGTGGGTAAGATGGGCCGTCGTGGTCGTTAGTGGGTTGGGCTGAGCTTCTTGACGCTGTTGGGCGTTAAACTAAATGGGCTGACTTTTCTGTGACATGAACCTGGGTCGGTCTGACTGAACCTTTGGGGCCGCTCGTTCTGTGGGCTAAATTTCTCGACAACATTGGAAGTAGGAAAAAGtataccgaaggtccctcaacttgtcatcgagttacaaaatcgtccccaaccacaaaaccagatatatgatatCCCTCAACTTACACAAACCATTCACTTTAGGTCTTTCGGTGATTTTGACCCCGATTTTACACTACatgacggctgagtcagcgtgggacacacgtggaccccacatgtcaagatgccacgtcagcaccctccctcttccccctcctcctctatctcactcttctcttctctaggCAAGCCGACCGGCGCtgctggggaggaggccgcggggtgaggcgggagaggaggcagcgATGACGGCTGCAACACGGGAGAAGGCGAGGACGGTGGCTGGCCGGCGCTGCTAGGGAGGAGGCCGTCGGGGTGAGGTGGGAGAagaggcggcgacgtcggctgCGACACGGGAGAAGGCGAGGACGGTGGCCGGTCGCGAATGGCGTGGACGGCAttgtgtcgccgccgccggtgatgtaGCCCCGCACGGGCAGGCGCCGCAGCGTTGGGCGACGAGGAGAacggcggagcaggcgagcgACGACGGAGTAGGGTGACGACGTGCAGGCGGGCGAAGCAAAGCGACAGATACCCACCCACTTATTcagttttacttaaaaaaaaccacCTCATTGCACACGTGCTTAACCGAATCAGTTCGTTATCACTGAGCTAGAGTCACCACATGCTAAGTTAGCCAAGCCAATCTTATCCAAATGCGCGCATTAgacttatttttcatatttgattgaactttttttttcatacagcAAAACTCAATACGGCAACATTTAAACTCTCAACATAATTCTATTTGtgaaatcttaaaaaaaattgtcaaaactACACTTTGCAATATTTAATTTTAGTAAAGAACACCTTAAGACTCACactttatgaaaatatattaattcgGTTAAACATGTATGCACAAGCGTTGGTTTTTGCAATAAAACTGAGTAGGTGGATAGGTATTTACAATAAAATGATTTATAGGGTGGAATGTCAAACTTCAAGTGACTTATAGAtgtggtttttatatttttctcaaaaatcaaTCCTTAAGTGGTTTATCCTACATGGCACCTATGTGTGTCCCACACATGTCTGTAACATCCCTCATCTACGTGGCACCTAAATTTCTCAACAATTTGGACTTTTCGGCGCTGTTAAATTCGTTGTTAGTTCAGTGGGCTAATTGCTGCTTCATCACTTCAGTTTTTTCAGTCGCAGATTAAGAGTTGATCACCTTTTCAATCCGACGAAGAacattcaacaaaaaaaaaaatgccatcacAGATTTCTAGCAAGGCAGCAACTTGTTTATACTCGCTACGTTTCATATTTTAAGTCGTCCGACTTATTTCTTAGTCAATGAgtaactttatataaaaatatagtactatttttagcatattatcaaaatatat from Oryza glaberrima chromosome 3, OglaRS2, whole genome shotgun sequence carries:
- the LOC127768687 gene encoding uncharacterized protein LOC127768687, which gives rise to MAASSASAPPHSLLLAAVALAALASVAAAARDENGVYDPCSDTRIQRGDGFSFGIAFASLGAFYSGGSVQLSPCDRRLGLASSGQLAVFRPKVDEISLLTINTTTGFNPATAGGYMVAFAGRKYAARSVPTFVSNSSYTVSSFTLVLEFNKGRLQNLHWKKDGCGACAKSSSLVCIGKQTCAFRTQSCKSQGPVDCSIGIQLAFSGTDKHESVLNSWYEVSNLRQYSLYGLYSNLKDTLSGQFNKFF